The DNA window GAATTTTTAATGGCCCCCTTTAGATCTTCAAAATAGTGATCACCGTGGCATGCAATAATGTTTCTGTTACAGGTAATTCTGGTATAAGGGAAAATCACTTTTTCTTCAAGAGCAATTAAAGCCTGGGCCAGCTTAAAAATGGAGCCCGGAGGATAAGGAGACATTAAAGGCCGGATAAATAGAGGTTTTAAAGTGTCTTCCAATAAACTCTGATAGTTTTTTGGGAAGTCTCTTCCCGTTAAAATATTCGGGTCATAGGAGGGTGCTGAAATAAATGTGAGGATTTCACCGGTATTTGGTTCAATTGCAACTACACTTCCTCTTTTCCCTTCCATTAACCATTCGGCGTATTGTTGTAATTCAAGGTCTAAGGAGGTTTTGATATTTGATCCCGGCGATGAAAGTGTATCGTAAAGGCCTTGTTTAAATTTTCCTTTTACCAAACCCCGAACATTTACCATTTGGTAGCTTATTCCTTTAACTCCTCTTAATTCCTGCTCATATTCGGATTCAAGGCCACTCTTTCCAATAAAATCACCCTGCTCATAATGTTCTTTTTCATATTTTTCGAGTTGTGATTTGCTTATTTCACCAATATAACCCAATGCCGATGCCATGCTTTTATGCGGATAAGATCGCACCGTACGAGGGGATACATAAAAACCGTTAAATCCAACAAGATTATCTTCTATTTCGGCAAACTCTTCGAGGGGCAATTGCTTAATAAAAATAGATGGTTTTACATAGGAATAAGATTTAGCGTTTTTTAGCTTCTCATCGTATTTCTCCTCATCAATATTAAAGATTTCACAAAATTTATCTTTTTGATCTTCTTCAACTTCTTTGGGCACTACCATTACATCAAAAACCGGTTCATTTTCAACAAGGACATTATTTTTTCGGTCAAGGACCAGACCCCGGAATGGATAATGCACTTTTCTCTGAATAATGTTATGCTCGGCGGCTAATTTGTAATTGGAATCCAGAACCTGAAGTGCGAAAAGCCTTGAAATAAATACAAGGCCGATTATAATTATGATACCGATAAAGACGTATTTTCTATTATCTCTCATGTTTTAATCTTGCTGAAAAGGAGCAATTGAACAGTAATAATCATCACCAGCGAAAATATAGCGGAAACAGCCGCATAGAGCATGGCTTTAAAAAACAATGAAAAACTAAAAGCATCGAGACAATACAGAATCAAATGATGACTGAAAATCAAAATCGAGGCGTACATCAAATACCATCCCCAACCCATTTGATTAACCGTAATTCTCATTCCAATTTCAAAGCCACTTTTAGGATTCAATAAGCTTAATAAGCCCGGCCTTATAAACATTAGAAAC is part of the Hyphobacterium sp. CCMP332 genome and encodes:
- the mrdA gene encoding penicillin-binding protein 2, whose protein sequence is MRDNRKYVFIGIIIIIGLVFISRLFALQVLDSNYKLAAEHNIIQRKVHYPFRGLVLDRKNNVLVENEPVFDVMVVPKEVEEDQKDKFCEIFNIDEEKYDEKLKNAKSYSYVKPSIFIKQLPLEEFAEIEDNLVGFNGFYVSPRTVRSYPHKSMASALGYIGEISKSQLEKYEKEHYEQGDFIGKSGLESEYEQELRGVKGISYQMVNVRGLVKGKFKQGLYDTLSSPGSNIKTSLDLELQQYAEWLMEGKRGSVVAIEPNTGEILTFISAPSYDPNILTGRDFPKNYQSLLEDTLKPLFIRPLMSPYPPGSIFKLAQALIALEEKVIFPYTRITCNRNIIACHGDHYFEDLKGAIKNSCNPYFRETFKRIINQNLDENTYKDSEIGLATWNKHIRSFGFGTPLGIDIPNEKGGFIPQPAYYDKLYGDNRWKFSTIYSLAIGQGEISIVPIQMANLAAILANRGYYMTPHFIKDIDEKESIPETYKVRNYTSIDTGHFPIVIDAMEQVVKKGTGLRANVPGIDVCGKTGTAENPHGEDHSVFICFAPKENPKIAISVFVENSGQGGRAAAGISGLMIEKYLLGEIKRTWLEDYIKKGEFIY